A single genomic interval of Chloracidobacterium validum harbors:
- the rplL gene encoding 50S ribosomal protein L7/L12, protein MSEKLTAIVDQIGSLTLLEAAELVKLMEAKFGVSAAAAAVAMPAAGGAAAGAPAAPAEEAKDEFDVILTAAGGNKINVIKVVREITSLGLKEAKDLVDGAPKPVKSGIPKAEAEAIKAKLTDAGASVEIK, encoded by the coding sequence ATGTCGGAGAAGTTGACGGCCATTGTTGATCAAATTGGCTCACTGACCTTGTTGGAAGCGGCTGAGCTTGTCAAGCTGATGGAAGCGAAGTTCGGCGTGTCAGCCGCCGCTGCGGCCGTGGCCATGCCGGCGGCCGGCGGCGCGGCGGCCGGCGCGCCAGCCGCCCCAGCCGAGGAAGCCAAAGACGAGTTTGATGTGATTCTCACCGCGGCCGGTGGAAACAAGATCAATGTCATCAAGGTGGTTAGAGAAATTACCTCGCTTGGTCTCAAGGAAGCCAAAGACCTCGTGGATGGCGCGCCCAAGCCAGTCAAGAGTGGCATTCCAAAGGCCGAAGCCGAAGCCATCAAGGCCAAATTGACCGATGCCGGTGCGTCGGTTGAAATCAAGTAG
- the rpoB gene encoding DNA-directed RNA polymerase subunit beta — protein sequence MSSRNGKETQARHDFSKIKTAIRIPNLIEVQRESYYRFLQMDKLPEERENIGLQAVFKSVFPIKDFRDTAQLSFVEYSIGEWKCKCGKNEGLQFLRSNCHNCGAVIQVDPLSGEDVICHACGAANKNIVTTCDVCGEPVGLKHKYEVRECQERGMTYAVPLKVKIRLTLWDKDEETGQRSLRNFLDEDVYFGDIPLMTDNGTFIINGTERVIVSQLHRSPGVFFEKSPTYLAKVIPYRGSWVEFEYDQKNLLYVRIDRKRKFLATIFLRALALIQKLDLEGIERGDYTDAQIEERIKATTCADVEILRQFYNVANIEIRDGVLWFPVNPLLLDLRLTNGVKHPETGEVLLRPGQKVLPKHLSTFREAGVTMIPVNTPDLPGAVALSDVVDAATGEVVIESGTELTAREYEKLFAANVESFEMYFPERDDIGTILQQTLKKDTIRRPVDALLEIYRKMRPGDPPTVITAWNLFHGMFFDARKFDFSRVGRLKFNIKMGHPERANLDQQTLSSKDFVDVITYLLKLRKGRAIGPDGREMNYDADDIDHLGNRRVRAVGELLENQFRLGLVRMERAIKEKMSIHQEMQQAMPRDLVNAKPVMAAVREFFGSSQLSQFMDQTNPLSEITHKRRLSALGPGGLSRERAGFEVRDVHPTHYGRICPIETPEGPNIGLISSLSCFARINEFGFIESPYRKVENGRVIEYVRITNGGDTALRPGTHLPLADAEAANAALAPGQKPAEYEAYPFYLSAWEEDKHTIGQANIHLNDKLEIVDERVSSRKTGDFREVSRHDIQFMDVSPKQLVSVAAALVPFLEHDDANRALMGANMQRQAVPLLRAEAPLIGTGMERVTAQDSGAVVIARRDGIVDSVDSERIIIRVDTKQPGTLSREVTADIYQLVKFRRSNQSTCINQKPIVRVGQRVKKGDVLADGPCTDQGELALGRNVLVAFMPWRGYNFEDAILISQKLVQEDAYTSIHIEELEIEARDTKLGPEEITRDIPNVSESSLRDLDESGIIRIGARVKPGSILVGKVTPKGETQLTAEEKLLRAIFGEKAGDVRDASLTCPPGIEGTVVDVKIFTRKGQEKCKRSLAIEEEEESRLRKNLDDERRILEDERNKRIYEILEGQKVAKDVLVNKRAVLGKGEVLTLDFLKTLDLATLKKIELQNPKIDVAAEIKELEDFTKRQFSILQKLHEEKVEKLKRGDELPPGVIKMVKVFVAMKRKLSVGDKMAGRHGNKGVIAQILAEEDMPYLPDGRPVEIVLNPLGVPSRMNVGQILETHLGWAAHVLGVRFATPVFDGASEAEVKQKLAEAAALRESRGELPMINQSGKTVLYDGMTGEPFEQLVTVGYIYMLKLSHLVDDKIHARSIGPYSLITQQPLGGKAQFGGQRFGEMEVWALEAYGAAHILQELLTAKSDDVAGRSKSYEAIVKGETDFDPGVPESFNVLVRELQSLCLDVELVKRSDESDGTSAESGAAVSHR from the coding sequence ATGTCGTCGCGTAATGGTAAGGAGACGCAAGCGCGTCACGATTTCTCAAAGATCAAGACGGCGATTCGCATTCCGAACCTGATTGAGGTTCAACGCGAGTCTTACTATCGCTTCTTACAAATGGACAAGTTGCCCGAAGAGCGTGAAAACATCGGTCTTCAGGCGGTTTTCAAATCAGTATTTCCCATCAAGGATTTCCGCGATACGGCCCAGTTGAGCTTCGTCGAATACTCGATCGGTGAGTGGAAGTGCAAGTGCGGTAAAAACGAAGGTTTGCAGTTTCTTCGCTCAAACTGTCATAACTGTGGTGCGGTGATTCAAGTCGATCCGCTGTCAGGTGAGGATGTGATTTGTCACGCCTGCGGCGCCGCCAACAAAAATATCGTCACGACTTGTGACGTGTGCGGCGAGCCCGTTGGACTCAAGCACAAATATGAAGTGCGTGAGTGCCAAGAGCGCGGCATGACCTATGCCGTTCCGCTCAAGGTCAAGATCCGCCTGACGCTCTGGGACAAAGACGAGGAAACTGGACAACGCAGCTTGCGTAACTTCCTCGATGAAGATGTCTATTTTGGCGACATTCCGCTCATGACCGACAACGGAACGTTCATCATCAACGGGACCGAGCGTGTCATCGTTTCGCAGCTTCACCGCAGCCCAGGCGTATTTTTTGAAAAATCACCGACCTATTTGGCAAAAGTCATCCCATACCGCGGGTCGTGGGTTGAGTTTGAGTATGACCAGAAAAATCTGCTTTACGTTCGGATTGACCGAAAGCGGAAGTTTCTAGCGACCATCTTTCTGCGCGCGCTGGCGCTCATTCAGAAGCTCGACTTGGAAGGCATCGAGCGGGGCGATTATACCGACGCGCAAATTGAAGAACGTATCAAGGCGACGACCTGCGCCGATGTAGAAATCCTCCGGCAGTTTTACAACGTGGCCAATATCGAAATTCGGGATGGCGTGCTGTGGTTCCCGGTGAATCCGCTCCTGCTGGACCTGCGCCTGACGAACGGCGTCAAGCATCCCGAAACCGGCGAGGTATTGCTGCGTCCAGGGCAGAAGGTTCTCCCGAAGCACCTGAGCACGTTCCGTGAAGCCGGCGTGACAATGATTCCAGTGAACACGCCAGACTTGCCCGGCGCGGTGGCCCTGTCTGATGTAGTGGACGCCGCGACTGGCGAGGTTGTGATTGAGTCCGGCACGGAGCTGACCGCGCGCGAGTACGAGAAGCTGTTTGCCGCGAACGTCGAAAGCTTTGAGATGTACTTCCCAGAGCGCGACGACATTGGGACAATTCTCCAGCAAACGCTCAAGAAAGACACCATTCGCCGGCCCGTGGACGCACTTCTAGAAATTTATCGCAAGATGCGTCCGGGTGATCCGCCCACTGTCATCACGGCGTGGAATCTGTTCCACGGGATGTTCTTTGACGCTCGAAAATTCGACTTCTCGCGCGTGGGTCGCCTCAAGTTCAACATCAAGATGGGGCATCCCGAACGGGCCAACCTGGATCAGCAAACCCTTTCGTCAAAGGATTTTGTGGATGTCATCACCTATTTGCTCAAGCTCCGCAAGGGGCGTGCCATTGGCCCAGATGGACGCGAGATGAACTACGACGCCGATGACATTGACCACTTGGGCAATCGGCGGGTGCGCGCCGTGGGCGAGCTGCTCGAGAACCAGTTTCGTTTGGGGTTGGTGCGCATGGAGCGGGCGATCAAGGAAAAGATGTCCATTCACCAGGAAATGCAACAAGCCATGCCGCGCGACCTAGTCAATGCCAAGCCCGTCATGGCGGCGGTACGCGAGTTTTTTGGCTCATCGCAGCTTTCGCAGTTCATGGACCAGACCAACCCGCTGTCAGAAATCACACACAAGCGGCGGCTTTCGGCGCTTGGCCCCGGTGGGCTGTCGCGCGAGCGGGCGGGCTTCGAGGTACGGGACGTTCACCCGACGCACTACGGCCGCATTTGCCCGATTGAAACGCCGGAAGGTCCCAACATCGGCTTGATTTCATCGCTATCGTGTTTTGCGCGGATCAATGAGTTTGGCTTTATCGAGTCGCCCTACCGCAAGGTGGAAAATGGGCGGGTGATTGAGTACGTCCGCATTACCAATGGCGGGGATACGGCGCTGCGGCCCGGGACGCACCTGCCGCTGGCCGACGCCGAGGCCGCCAACGCGGCGCTGGCGCCCGGTCAAAAGCCGGCCGAGTATGAAGCCTATCCCTTCTACCTGTCGGCCTGGGAAGAAGATAAACATACGATTGGGCAGGCGAATATCCACCTGAACGACAAGCTCGAAATCGTGGATGAGCGAGTATCATCCCGCAAGACCGGGGATTTCCGGGAAGTGTCACGTCACGATATCCAGTTCATGGATGTGTCGCCCAAACAGCTTGTGTCGGTGGCTGCCGCGCTCGTGCCTTTTTTGGAGCATGACGACGCCAACCGGGCGCTGATGGGGGCAAACATGCAGCGGCAGGCCGTGCCCCTCCTGCGCGCTGAAGCCCCGCTCATCGGCACCGGCATGGAGCGTGTGACGGCGCAGGATTCCGGGGCGGTGGTCATTGCGCGCCGGGATGGCATCGTGGATAGCGTTGATTCTGAGCGCATCATCATTCGCGTGGATACCAAGCAGCCGGGCACGCTCTCCCGTGAAGTGACCGCCGATATTTACCAGTTGGTCAAGTTCCGCCGTTCCAACCAGAGCACCTGCATCAACCAGAAACCAATCGTCCGCGTTGGGCAGCGGGTCAAAAAAGGCGATGTGCTGGCAGACGGGCCGTGCACTGACCAGGGGGAACTGGCGCTGGGGCGCAACGTCCTGGTGGCCTTCATGCCCTGGCGTGGATACAACTTTGAAGACGCCATCCTGATTTCACAAAAGCTCGTCCAGGAAGACGCCTACACCTCGATCCACATCGAAGAGCTTGAGATTGAAGCTCGTGACACAAAACTCGGTCCTGAAGAAATCACCCGCGATATTCCCAATGTCTCAGAGTCCAGCCTGCGTGACTTGGATGAGTCTGGGATCATTCGCATTGGGGCGCGCGTCAAGCCGGGTTCGATTCTGGTCGGCAAGGTCACGCCCAAGGGCGAAACGCAGCTTACGGCTGAGGAAAAGCTTCTTCGCGCCATTTTTGGTGAAAAGGCCGGCGACGTGCGCGATGCGTCACTGACCTGCCCGCCGGGCATCGAGGGGACGGTTGTTGACGTCAAGATTTTTACCCGCAAGGGACAGGAAAAGTGCAAACGGTCGCTCGCCATCGAAGAAGAAGAAGAAAGTCGCCTGCGCAAAAACCTCGATGACGAACGGCGCATTCTTGAAGACGAACGCAACAAGCGGATTTATGAAATCCTCGAGGGGCAAAAAGTCGCCAAGGATGTGCTCGTCAACAAGCGCGCGGTGCTGGGCAAAGGGGAAGTGCTGACGCTCGACTTTCTGAAGACGCTTGACTTGGCGACGCTCAAAAAAATCGAGCTTCAGAATCCGAAGATTGATGTCGCGGCCGAAATCAAGGAACTCGAAGACTTCACCAAGCGGCAGTTCAGCATCTTGCAGAAGCTTCACGAGGAAAAAGTTGAAAAGCTCAAGCGCGGCGACGAGTTGCCGCCGGGCGTCATCAAGATGGTCAAGGTCTTCGTCGCCATGAAGCGCAAGCTCTCAGTGGGTGACAAGATGGCCGGCCGGCACGGCAACAAGGGCGTCATTGCGCAGATTCTGGCCGAAGAGGATATGCCCTACCTCCCGGATGGGCGGCCGGTGGAAATCGTGCTCAATCCGCTGGGCGTGCCATCGCGGATGAACGTCGGGCAGATTCTCGAAACGCACCTAGGTTGGGCGGCGCATGTGCTGGGCGTGCGATTTGCCACGCCGGTCTTTGATGGCGCGTCCGAAGCCGAAGTCAAGCAAAAGCTGGCCGAGGCGGCGGCGCTGCGGGAGTCGCGCGGCGAGCTGCCGATGATCAACCAGTCGGGCAAGACGGTGCTTTACGATGGGATGACCGGTGAGCCGTTCGAACAGTTGGTCACGGTTGGCTACATCTACATGCTCAAGTTGTCCCACCTCGTGGACGACAAGATTCATGCTCGCTCGATTGGGCCATATTCGCTCATCACCCAGCAACCGCTGGGTGGCAAGGCGCAGTTTGGCGGTCAGCGGTTTGGAGAAATGGAAGTCTGGGCGCTTGAAGCCTATGGCGCGGCGCACATTCTCCAGGAACTCCTCACGGCGAAGTCCGATGACGTGGCCGGGCGCTCGAAGAGCTATGAGGCCATCGTCAAAGGGGAAACCGATTTCGATCCTGGCGTTCCAGAATCCTTCAACGTGTTGGTTCGTGAGCTACAGTCGCTGTGTCTGGACGTTGAACTCGTCAAGCGCTCGGACGAGTCAGACGGGACTTCTGCTGAGTCAGGCGCGGCGGTATCGCATCGCTGA